Within the Pseudomonadales bacterium genome, the region CGTGCCTTGCTGGTTGATGATGAACCTTTTGCTACCATGGCGCTGCAGGAACTGTTGCAAGACTTCCCTGAAGTAGAGGTGATTGGCACCTGCAGTAATGCGGTTGAAGCACTCGACAGCATTCAAACCTTGAACCCAGATCTAGTATTTTTAGATATCAATATGCCCGCCATTTCGGGGCTTGAGCTATTGAATCTGATTGACCCCGAGTTTGACCCGAAAATTATTTTTATCACCGCGCATGATGAATATGCACTGCAAGCCTTTGACGCCAACGCCATTGACTATTTACTGAAACCGATTGAACAGCCGCGCTTACGCCGCGCGATCGAAAAAGCCCAGTCATTTAAGGCCAGCGAAAAAATCTACAGTGAACATAAGCCACAGCGAATTCCTGCTTCTCAGCTTGGCAATATTCACATGCTTAACTGTACCGATGTGGTGTATGCCGAAGTTGAAGCTTCTGGCCTGCGTATTTACACCGAAGATCAGGCCTATAATGGCAAATGCACCTTAGCGGCGATGGAGTCGCTAAGTGAGCAGTTTTTGCGTCTGTCGCGCACGGTATTAGTTAATATTGACTGCGTTGACAGCGTATCGCCCGAGGGCCGTGCGGTTGAAGTCAGTTTAAACTCGGGCAAGCGTTTTGTTGCCAGTCGACGTGCATCCACCAAGCTGCGCCAGCAGCTACGCGGTTAAAATGTCACCGCAGCAGCCTTGGTGAGCACAGTGCTGCTTGCGTTGCTGCGCTTTTCTGAATATTTCTCCATTAGCTATTTTGCTTTGCTTTAGCTTTAGCTAATTCGCCCAATCTAAGATTCTTCCGCTTATGAAACTAAAAACGCAGTTATTTTTGGCCACCGGCTTTACCTTGCTCATGCTGCTTTCGGTGGGCGGCGTTGTGTACTGGAGTATTAATCAATTGCTCGATGATACCAAATGGGTAGAGCACACCTACAAGGTTATTGGTCAGGCAAACCGCTTGAAAAGCCATATGGTTGACCAACAAACAGGCATGCGCGGCCATGTAGTGAGCGGTATCGATGAATTTTTAGAGCCTTATCGCGAAGGCTATGTGGAATTCTCATCATTGATTATCAGCATGAAAGAGACTGTGTCAGACAACCCGCCGCAAGTAAGACGTTTAGAGGGGGTTGAGCGTTTAGCCTCTCAATGGCGGCAAAATGTGGCAGAACGCTATATTAGAATCCGTAAAAATATTCTTCAAGGTGAGGATCTTGAGCGTGAAATCGCCCAAGTGATCGATTCAGGTATCGGTAAACAAACCATGGATGCCTTAAGAGCGCAGGTGGCCCGTTCTAGCTTGAGTGAGGCTGAAAAAGATCGCGTTTTATTAGATATGATCAATATGGAAACCGGCTTGCGCGGGTTTTTATTGACTGAAAAAGCGGTGTATTTAGAGCCCTATGAAGCGGGTGTTGCGGTGATTGGCGAGCATTTAAAAAGTGTCGGGGCCTCTGCTGAGCTGACACAGGCGGTTTACGCATGGATCGATAATTATGCCGAGCGTTTGATTCAATTGGCTATGCAAGAAGCTGAAACCGCCGATATGGATGCGCTTTATATCGAATTTGAAAAGAAGGAGGGGCGCCAGTATATGAATAAGATTCGCGATGAGCTGGCGCTGTTTATTCAAGAAGAGCAACGATTATTAGCGCTGCGTCTTGAGCGTCAGGAAAAAACTACCTTCTACGCGCAAACTATTACCGAGGCGGGTGTGTTCTTAGCGTTTGTGATTGGTGGTCTTGTGATGATAGCAGTTTCTCGTAATATCATTAAGAATCAAACGCTTAGGCAGCAGAAGTTGCAATCTGATACCGAGTTAAAATTATTGAAAGCGCAGGTAGATTCGCATTTTTTATTTAACACCTTAAACACCATTTATTATACCGCCAATAAAGACCCAAATTTATCACGACAATTAGTGATGGATTTATCGAATTTGATGCGCGTGAATTTAAAGCGTCAAGAAGAGCTTTGTAGCCTTCAAGATGAACTGGATCATGTGAATCGTTATTTACGCATAGAACAAGTGCGATTTCAGGATAAGCTTGAGGTTGTGCAGCAGGTCGAACTAGACGCTGAGGCGATTCAGCTGCCTATGTTTAGTGTGCAAACCTTGGTGGAAAATGCGATCAAGCACGGCATCAGTAAAAGTCTCAGCGGTGGTAAGGTTACCATTCACTGCTATCAACGCGGTAAGGCTATCCATATTGATGTTGCCGATACCGCAAATACTTTTGCCGCCAATAACGCCGCCAGCGCCGAGCAGTCTCAGCCAGCGTCTGACAGCGTAAAAGCCCATAAG harbors:
- a CDS encoding response regulator; its protein translation is RALLVDDEPFATMALQELLQDFPEVEVIGTCSNAVEALDSIQTLNPDLVFLDINMPAISGLELLNLIDPEFDPKIIFITAHDEYALQAFDANAIDYLLKPIEQPRLRRAIEKAQSFKASEKIYSEHKPQRIPASQLGNIHMLNCTDVVYAEVEASGLRIYTEDQAYNGKCTLAAMESLSEQFLRLSRTVLVNIDCVDSVSPEGRAVEVSLNSGKRFVASRRASTKLRQQLRG
- a CDS encoding CHASE3 domain-containing protein codes for the protein MKLKTQLFLATGFTLLMLLSVGGVVYWSINQLLDDTKWVEHTYKVIGQANRLKSHMVDQQTGMRGHVVSGIDEFLEPYREGYVEFSSLIISMKETVSDNPPQVRRLEGVERLASQWRQNVAERYIRIRKNILQGEDLEREIAQVIDSGIGKQTMDALRAQVARSSLSEAEKDRVLLDMINMETGLRGFLLTEKAVYLEPYEAGVAVIGEHLKSVGASAELTQAVYAWIDNYAERLIQLAMQEAETADMDALYIEFEKKEGRQYMNKIRDELALFIQEEQRLLALRLERQEKTTFYAQTITEAGVFLAFVIGGLVMIAVSRNIIKNQTLRQQKLQSDTELKLLKAQVDSHFLFNTLNTIYYTANKDPNLSRQLVMDLSNLMRVNLKRQEELCSLQDELDHVNRYLRIEQVRFQDKLEVVQQVELDAEAIQLPMFSVQTLVENAIKHGISKSLSGGKVTIHCYQRGKAIHIDVADTANTFAANNAASAEQSQPASDSVKAHKKDKSLGLNLVRNRLNQYSHYQSELLLFTEDQQTIARIILK